In a genomic window of Carassius gibelio isolate Cgi1373 ecotype wild population from Czech Republic chromosome A3, carGib1.2-hapl.c, whole genome shotgun sequence:
- the LOC127941787 gene encoding uncharacterized protein LOC127941787: MTALRCIGSCLPSFVMAIVFDIIGVVLLFVGIFGDVRMNGVLYGDFLIHTGALVLFASLALWLVWYVGNIRVKDEGLESRSSAAHSVKELARRLTKRLSRTHLKDNTGEKTGSKASTVRNVTWGKSTYFPGLQDLESDMIKCDELSKEKPDDDQFMCYQNQGYEDEESCKPIQEESVDQTQSEDSSESDRNQETKSGDDHFTCYQNETYEESESKSAATKDGEKPQEEKPDDQPESTEDLM, encoded by the exons ATGACGGCGCTGAGGTGCATCGGCAGCTGCCTGCCGTCATTCGTCATGGCGATCGTCTTCGACATCATCGGCGTGGTCCTGCTGTTCGTCGGGATATTCGGTGACGTGCGGATGAACGGCGTGCTCTACGGGGATTTCCTCATCCACACCGGCGCGCTGGTCTTGTTCGCCAGCCTGGCCTTGTGGCTCGTGTGGTACGTGGGGAACATCAGGGTGAAGGATGAGGGCTTGGAGAGCAGATCGAGCGCCGCGCACAGCGTCAAAGAGCTCGCGAGGAGGCTCACGAAGAGACTGTCCAGAACACACCTGAAGGACAACACCG GTGAGAAAACAGGAAGCAAAGCTTCCACCGTTCGAAACGTGACATGGGGGAAGTCCACCTATTTCCCAGGACTCCAGGATCTTGAATCGGATATGATCAAATGTGATGAACTATCCAAAGAAAAACCAGATGATGATCAGTTCATGTGCTACCAGAATCAAGGGTACGAGGACGAGGAGTCCTGCAAACCAATCCAGGAGGAGAGCGTTGACCAGACCCAGTCCGAAGACAGTTCTGAATCAGATAGAAATCAGGAGACAAAGTCTGGAGATGATCACTTCACCTGTTACCAGAACGAAACGTATGAGGAATCAGAATCAAAATCAGCTGCAACCAAAGATGGTGAAAAACCTCAGGAGGAGAAGCCAGATGATCAGCCGGAGAGCACTGAGGATCTGATGTGA
- the LOC127941682 gene encoding forkhead box protein K2-like isoform X2, giving the protein MAAVARLEGREFEYVMKKRSVTVGRNSSQGSVDVSMGHSSFISRRHLEVFSAAAEDTGSGEFYLRCLGKNGVFVDGVFLRRGAPPLQLPRVCTFRFPSTNIKITFTALASVKREKQEPESPVKAVQPQISPLTINIPDNIAHLMSPLPSPTGTISAANSCPSSPRGAGSSGYRLGRIVPDLQLMNENDKEASGGDSPKDDSKPPYSYAQLIVQAITLAQDKQLTLNGIYTHITKNYPYYRTADKGWQNSIRHNLSLNRYFLKVPRSQEEPGKGSFWRIDPSSESKLVEQAFRKRRPRGVPCFRTPLGPLSSRSAPASPNHSGVLSAHSSAAQTPNSLSREGSPVPMEPEPASAPPPAPPAAVQPKLAVIQETRFTQNTTASPITSQPVLIAVQRSLAQTIKPVTYTVATPVTSSTSAQTLMQTLHVVHQIPAVAVSAVGGGNLQPAVKAEALENGEEVKVKVESVPAINHGSIGSANRIIQNSTAATPLQTVTIVQQAPLGQHQLPIKTITQNGTHVVPIATAIQSQANTVSSPLHMLAAHASASASLPTKRQNGENGSEPPESKRLRTQDEEHHVTSDPNTNSTNQQHN; this is encoded by the exons ATGGCAGCGGTGGCCCGCCTGGAGGGCCGTGAGTTTGAGTATGTGATGAAGAAGCGCTCGGTGACGGTGGGTCGGAACTCGTCGCAGGGCTCGGTGGACGTGAGCATGGGCCACTCGAGCTTCATCTCCCGCCGGCACCTGGAGGTCTTTAGCGCCGCAGCGGAGGACACGGGCTCGGGGGAGTTCTATCTGCGCTGTCTGGGGAAGAACGGGGTGTTCGTGGACGGGGTGTTTCTGCGGCGGGGGGCGCCACCCCTGCAGCTGCCGAGAGT gtgCACGTTTCGGTTCCCCAGTACAAACATCAAGATCACATTCACTGCGCTGGCGAGCGTCAAGCGTGAGAAACAGGAACCGGAGTCTCCAGTGAAAGCGGTTCAGCCACAGATCTCCCCTTTAACCATCAACATCCCCGATAACATCGCTCACCTCATGAGCCCCCTGCCCTCGCCCACCGGCACCATCAG CGCTGCTAACTCGTGTCCGTCCAGTCCACGTGGTGCGGGATCGTCCGGCTACAGGCTGGGCAGGATCGTGCCTGACCTGCAGCTCATGAATGAGAACGACAAGGAGGCGTCAGGAGGGGACAGCCCAAAG GACGACTCCAAGCCCCCGTACTCGTATGCTCAGTTGATCGTTCAGGCCATCACGCTGGCGCAGGACAAGCAGCTAACACTAAACGGCATCTACACACACATCACCAAGAACTACCCGTACTACAGGACGGCAGACAAGGGCTGGCAG AACTCGATTCGTCATAACCTGTCGCTGAACCGTTACTTCCTCAAAGTCCCGCGCTCACAGGAAGAGCCGGGCAAGGGCTCCTTCTGGAGGATAGACCCGTCATCTGAGAGCAAACTGGTGGAGCAGGCATTCAGGAAACGCCGGCCGCGGGGCGTCCCGTGCTTCAGGACCCCGCTGGGACCCCTCTCATCCAG GAGTGCCCCGGCGTCGCCCAATCACTCAGGAGTTCTCTCCGCCCACTCCAGCGCCGCCCAGACCCCCAACAGCCTATCACGGGAAGGCTCACCTGTTCCCATGGAGCCAGAGCCCGCCTCTGCACCACCCCCTGCTCCTCCCGCTGCTGTCCAACCCAAACTAGCTGTGATTCAAGAGACCCGCTTTACCCAGAACACCACAG CATCTCCCATCACCTCTCAGCCTGTTCTGATCGCGGTCCAGCGGTCGTTAGCGCAGACGATCAAACCCGTCACGTACACTGTGGCCACCCCCGTCACGTCCTCCACATCTGCGCAGACGCTGATGCAAACGCTGCACGTGGTGCATCAGATCCCCGCGGTGGCCGTCAGTGCTGTCGGTGGAGGAAACCTGCAGCCCGCCGTCAAAGCAGAAGCGCTGGAGAACGGGGAGGAGGTCAAAG TGAAGGTAGAGTCGGTTCCTGCCATCAATCACGGCTCGATAGGCTCAGCCAATAGGATCATTCAAAACAGCACTGCAGCCACGCCCCTCCAGACAGTTACCATAGTGCAGCAAGCCCCACTGGGTCAGCACCAGCTGCCAATCAAAACCATCACCCAGAACGGCACTCATGTGGTGCCCATCGCCACGGCCATACAGAGCCAGGCTAACACAG TGTCGAGTCCGTTACACATGTTGGCCGCTCACGCCTCAGCATCCGCCTCGCTCCCCACCAAGAGACAGAACGGAGAGAACGGCAGCGAGCCGCCGGAGAGCAAACGATTGAGAACCCAGGACGAGGAACACCACGTCACCTCCGACCCGAACACAAACTCCACCAACCAGCAGCACAACTAG
- the LOC127941682 gene encoding forkhead box protein K2-like isoform X1, which yields MAAVARLEGREFEYVMKKRSVTVGRNSSQGSVDVSMGHSSFISRRHLEVFSAAAEDTGSGEFYLRCLGKNGVFVDGVFLRRGAPPLQLPRVCTFRFPSTNIKITFTALASVKREKQEPESPVKAVQPQISPLTINIPDNIAHLMSPLPSPTGTISAANSCPSSPRGAGSSGYRLGRIVPDLQLMNENDKEASGGDSPKDDSKPPYSYAQLIVQAITLAQDKQLTLNGIYTHITKNYPYYRTADKGWQTAEDVSWQYECISLFQNSIRHNLSLNRYFLKVPRSQEEPGKGSFWRIDPSSESKLVEQAFRKRRPRGVPCFRTPLGPLSSRSAPASPNHSGVLSAHSSAAQTPNSLSREGSPVPMEPEPASAPPPAPPAAVQPKLAVIQETRFTQNTTASPITSQPVLIAVQRSLAQTIKPVTYTVATPVTSSTSAQTLMQTLHVVHQIPAVAVSAVGGGNLQPAVKAEALENGEEVKVKVESVPAINHGSIGSANRIIQNSTAATPLQTVTIVQQAPLGQHQLPIKTITQNGTHVVPIATAIQSQANTVSSPLHMLAAHASASASLPTKRQNGENGSEPPESKRLRTQDEEHHVTSDPNTNSTNQQHN from the exons ATGGCAGCGGTGGCCCGCCTGGAGGGCCGTGAGTTTGAGTATGTGATGAAGAAGCGCTCGGTGACGGTGGGTCGGAACTCGTCGCAGGGCTCGGTGGACGTGAGCATGGGCCACTCGAGCTTCATCTCCCGCCGGCACCTGGAGGTCTTTAGCGCCGCAGCGGAGGACACGGGCTCGGGGGAGTTCTATCTGCGCTGTCTGGGGAAGAACGGGGTGTTCGTGGACGGGGTGTTTCTGCGGCGGGGGGCGCCACCCCTGCAGCTGCCGAGAGT gtgCACGTTTCGGTTCCCCAGTACAAACATCAAGATCACATTCACTGCGCTGGCGAGCGTCAAGCGTGAGAAACAGGAACCGGAGTCTCCAGTGAAAGCGGTTCAGCCACAGATCTCCCCTTTAACCATCAACATCCCCGATAACATCGCTCACCTCATGAGCCCCCTGCCCTCGCCCACCGGCACCATCAG CGCTGCTAACTCGTGTCCGTCCAGTCCACGTGGTGCGGGATCGTCCGGCTACAGGCTGGGCAGGATCGTGCCTGACCTGCAGCTCATGAATGAGAACGACAAGGAGGCGTCAGGAGGGGACAGCCCAAAG GACGACTCCAAGCCCCCGTACTCGTATGCTCAGTTGATCGTTCAGGCCATCACGCTGGCGCAGGACAAGCAGCTAACACTAAACGGCATCTACACACACATCACCAAGAACTACCCGTACTACAGGACGGCAGACAAGGGCTGGCAG ACGGCTGAAGATGTCAGTTGGCAGTATGAATGCATCTCTCTCTTTCAGAACTCGATTCGTCATAACCTGTCGCTGAACCGTTACTTCCTCAAAGTCCCGCGCTCACAGGAAGAGCCGGGCAAGGGCTCCTTCTGGAGGATAGACCCGTCATCTGAGAGCAAACTGGTGGAGCAGGCATTCAGGAAACGCCGGCCGCGGGGCGTCCCGTGCTTCAGGACCCCGCTGGGACCCCTCTCATCCAG GAGTGCCCCGGCGTCGCCCAATCACTCAGGAGTTCTCTCCGCCCACTCCAGCGCCGCCCAGACCCCCAACAGCCTATCACGGGAAGGCTCACCTGTTCCCATGGAGCCAGAGCCCGCCTCTGCACCACCCCCTGCTCCTCCCGCTGCTGTCCAACCCAAACTAGCTGTGATTCAAGAGACCCGCTTTACCCAGAACACCACAG CATCTCCCATCACCTCTCAGCCTGTTCTGATCGCGGTCCAGCGGTCGTTAGCGCAGACGATCAAACCCGTCACGTACACTGTGGCCACCCCCGTCACGTCCTCCACATCTGCGCAGACGCTGATGCAAACGCTGCACGTGGTGCATCAGATCCCCGCGGTGGCCGTCAGTGCTGTCGGTGGAGGAAACCTGCAGCCCGCCGTCAAAGCAGAAGCGCTGGAGAACGGGGAGGAGGTCAAAG TGAAGGTAGAGTCGGTTCCTGCCATCAATCACGGCTCGATAGGCTCAGCCAATAGGATCATTCAAAACAGCACTGCAGCCACGCCCCTCCAGACAGTTACCATAGTGCAGCAAGCCCCACTGGGTCAGCACCAGCTGCCAATCAAAACCATCACCCAGAACGGCACTCATGTGGTGCCCATCGCCACGGCCATACAGAGCCAGGCTAACACAG TGTCGAGTCCGTTACACATGTTGGCCGCTCACGCCTCAGCATCCGCCTCGCTCCCCACCAAGAGACAGAACGGAGAGAACGGCAGCGAGCCGCCGGAGAGCAAACGATTGAGAACCCAGGACGAGGAACACCACGTCACCTCCGACCCGAACACAAACTCCACCAACCAGCAGCACAACTAG